From the genome of Mya arenaria isolate MELC-2E11 chromosome 5, ASM2691426v1:
GTTAAACAAATGCGTAATTAGACGGTCTCTTCTTATAATATAGAAACCACTGGCGCATACCCGCAATTAATTTTAGGAGCTTAAATGCACACTTTCGCTTTTATATCGTCAGATACAAACTGAATTAACACCATAAATACCAAAACTTGCCGTCAATCTTGATATCTTTGTTTCCATTTCGAAAGTCATTCGTAAAATTCCACATTCGTGTTCTGTAGCTCAATGTTTCAACTCTTGGCAATACAaaggaagacgcgttggagcattttcaaagCTCAAACTAAAAGTTGTGGCATCAATTAGTGCCACCGTAATATAATACGCAATGAATGCTCGTTGAAGGAGCCAATGCAGTGATCTATTAACGATTTTCAGgacacatgttttcatatttctttgtGTCTTCCATATGTGTTTACTAAGATAACGTTCAGTTTGAATTATCAACTTTCTTCAATGTGTTTGGCGCcaatttctaataaatataatacaatattaagaggaaaaacatttattcagtatcaatatatacaacataaatttttgaatgAGTTCATTATGACCAACGATACATGCAAAGCAAGTCATATGATGCAAAATAGTAGGTGGATGTgaattaaataatatcatttaataacTCTTATGCATAATTACAATGATAATATGTAcaaatcaatttcaaacaatattaattatacCGGCTCATTACTCAACATATCAAGACAAAATTACAAGCATTTgttaagtatttataaaaatctgataccaaaatatattgaacaacatATTCTTCCACTTCAATAAATCAATGACTATAGTACAATCATGGGTACTATACATAAATTGTAAAAGAAGCTGCGATcatattaaaagaaatcataTGGAGCAACAGCAAACTAAAAATAACcattaacaaagtatttaaataaaaaagtggtaTGACAAGGATGtaacatttatcaaacatgGAAGTGATTTGCTTTAATACCACGCACATATCCTTAGTTTTCCTAATGACTGGAAAACTGGCGCAAAAATTCAATGTCATAACATAGCATACACCTACTTACTCTGTGGATAAAATCAGGGaacataaaaaagattaaaatttaCTGTAAACATCTTAAACCAAAAAGTAGGAATCGggaacaaaattacaaaaatgaatttaaacttaACTTAATCCAATGAATACATTGTTACAAAACTTCGGGAATTCAAAAACACAAgtatataatgaataataaaaataatgacaagCTATATACATACAGATGATAAAAGTTTTGCATATTAACACGAACGTCCACGTGTTTTTGGGAGGACAACTGACACTTTCGGTTTGTGCTGAATTCAAACGAACGTTTCCAACGGAGTATGATTGAGAGAACAACAATCTTAATTTCATTGTGAGTCATTGCCAGACTAATGGCTATCAAATGCATATTCTATTGCTGTTAGAAgacattcaattttaaataaaatatgtgaggGAAGATAATAATGGTTGATATCATAGTCACATACCTTTCCTGAAAAAAGCATTGTAGAGAAAAGAATAGTAACAATGAAGAAGAAAAGTACCTTTTATGAATGACGGTAACACTTTTAAAAAGCTGTGCTCTCGTATATAGTGGAATGATTTAGGCTCGTATATCTAAACGAAATATGTATAAAAGAACACAAATATTAACctgttgttataaataaattagtGATAATATGAAGTGAATTGCTTGAAATGATTGCAACCTAATGCTTTGTTTGCCTGACAAACAATAGTGTATACCTGTTCTATGAATGTCAATTCGAGGAATAAATTCAGTAACCAAACAATGTTTCAGTAATTATAATGTCTTAATATGAATAAGAGAAAAACTGCCATtcaaaaagtacatgtatacaagtcCACTCTTAGTGCCGaataaatcatttgttaaaTCAACAATCAAAGTCTCAGTAttctaaatattataaatattttcattttgtttttgattaattggtctttgtttcaaaaatattcctttctgttcaaaataaaatgtacaagcATAAACATAATCATAGGCACTACAATaaagaaacaatacaataaGTAAATTTATGTTAGATTGGTTTGTCTTTGATCTAGATCTTCGCTGATGTATTGTGGTAAAATGATCTTCTTAAGCAGATATATGTGTTGAGGAAAACTCAGCATACTCCGTCGGCGTATCATTTTTCCTTGCAAGAATTCGGGCAGTAAAACAgaaaccaatatatatttgagGATTTGTTATGCCTTCTTATTTATAAGGGAAAAAGCTTCAAGTCACTGAAGACACTCAGGAACACATAGTTTGGTTTTTGATCTAGTTTTACACTCGTCTGATGCATTTTGGCACGCACAATCTTCTTTTTCAGGTTCCTGTGTTGAGGAGAACTCAATGTCAGCATACTCCGTCGGAATATTATATCTCCTTAACGAAACCCTTGCGTTAGCCTCTTGTAGGAAATTGATGTCCAACTCGGCGTACGTTAGGCTGTCGTCATCATGTGGTTgctgcaatatatatataaaattgtcaTAATTACCAAATGACATAATAAGTTTGCATATTAGTATTACAAATTACAGAGCCCATCGGAAAATGatctttgtttgtttaaacttgCATGGCATCCGGAAGTATTATGTTACATATTAAACCTTTAAGACATGAAGCTTGGATTCTTTTTGAATGGTTGCACACCTGCCTTAACATTTGCAATTATGATGTTCTCTATATAAGTGGTCCTAACCTACACGTCGACCATTTGTGTTCATTGTACATTGTACTTTTGGATGACATTGCATCACATTCATTAACCTGAGGATAACATCGCAACGTGAAGTGAGTTACCTGCGTTTCAGTCCTCCGTGTGGCCGCCTGTCTCTGCACGACTGCGTACTGGACTCCTTCTGTTGTTATGTGTAGCACGCCATTGTCCGACGAGGGGACTGTTATATTcagttatcattaattaatattattaagtcAATTTAGAGGGATCAAGCTTATTATACTAGGATAAAGTGATCTAGAACCAATAACATTAAGCTGGATAAAATACCTAAATGACTGTCTTTGACAAGTGTGTGTGGCTAACAATGGtcactattttattaattatagcaatgcaataaacaatttcTTAACTTAATCAAACCTAGAATTCGCCAGGTTGCAACAGTCTTCACAATCgtaatatttcataaacatattcattttatgctTTCATTCTTTTTTGGTTACAAAACCAAAACTGAATTTTTTAATAGTGTAtcgaataaaacaaaaaatagttgtatatttaaagaaaactacgGCATTTTAATTTGGAAACGTTTATAGAataatttgattgtgttatggagctaatttttatatgtttatttattgaatttggaTATGGTATGTCATCAATTGTGGCatgtaatataatgtatttgaatgtttcaTGATTATAATGTGTATTTGCTTTTTTTCGTCCCGAAGGAAAAGTAAAGTAACTTACAGGATATATAGattcttaactataaaaaacCATTGTTAAGCACAAACAACTCTAAAGATGGATATTTATATCCACTGGTGATGATCAGATTTTCAATGGGTATACACAGTATTTATGCATGTACGTATAGTAAagtaaagtataaaaaataatcttaccGCTGTGATTTTCAACACTGAAATAAGAACgcaacaattgtttaataagtaCTAATACGAgtaacatgtatatatgctCTCAAGAATCATTAGACAATGCATTGCTTGACCTCCAGCGTAAAAATGTACTGGATCAAtagcattttatttcaacaattaaatatatcCAGCTCTGTAACATGCAACCGACATTTACGATTGTGaaccaaaacaacaaaatgacaaatgataCATACTTTTCGGTTATGCTGACTGTGCTAATCATTTGCCGTTTAAGATATACACATCCTAAAAAAAGGATATTTCTAAATGTATAATCACTATTAGTTCTCAAATGTTTGGTCAAAGTGTCTATatagatatttttatattttttattgatagtTGATTCAGAAAACTCATTTTCTTTTGGAACTTTATAcgcaatatttaaacattaataacataaatacacataaaattgaaatacaaataaagaaaattcgAAAAGATAGATacaatgctattgtttttactttatgttttttgtacaaaacatttatattccATTATGGCAATTGTCCGTTATGTAAATCAGACTGACAACCTACCTAAAAAAAGTGTTAAGTCcaactaaaacaaaacagaaaactgGAAAAATCTCTTACGGACTGTTAATATCTTCTTACGCTAATGATACCATTTGTTAATGCAGTGGAAACACATCATTGTTTATTCCAAAGGGTTCTTTAAAAACGTAACGGTCTGACTGCTTGCAGAAAAATGACTTTTACTGCATTCAACAATAAAAGAGATGAGATAATTCATGAACTTAAATCCTTACTTCCAATTACAAACAGGATGCAGAGTCCACAGATCACGCCTGTTCCAATAAGTACATTGTTGACAGAAAATGGGAATGTTAACGAAAACGTCTGAATGCCACTTTCCTTGGATTGACTACCTGCAATAGTTTGTTTCTAATGcataataaaattgcaatgtTTTAAAGCGACGAGTTTTAAAGTCCAAGTCttaattgatttcatttttaatagcGTTACTAATTGATTTCGGCCaaataaagcattttctgtcatatctataaataattgttaacaaCACAGCTTAAATTAACTATTGAGAATGTTACCTAATCGTTACATCCATTTTGTTAACATGTAACATGAGATTATTTTGTCTAACCCTATCATATGTGTTAATTACAAACCATCGGTCGTCTTTGAACAGGATACTGTCAATGAAATATTCAGTTCCTGTGATTTGCAAATATCTGTGTTTTCTCTATCTCCCGTATGATTCAGGCATTTCTCTGCtgtataacatgtttttttaacagaagTATTTTCATCTTTCCATCGCAGCGTCCATTGTCCTTTAGCATTGCAGTCATCCACAGTACATTTTACGACCACTCCTTTTTATCGAAggtaaatatacatgtgatgtcatgtttaaattaaaagtcGGATCAGCTCAAAAGTAAGCGCAGAAATTGTTTAGAacataaaacagtaaaactgctaaattattacaaaacaatagCTATTATACATTCTTAAGATGTATACTATCAAATTCCTGCTATAAATGGGTAAAACAAtcgatttaaaaaatatatcatgatataaatatacattccTTTCAAAGAACATTATACATCGTTAATACGAAAAGTAGTGTATACATATTTTAGCAAGATACAATGTAAAAGGAttcaaaaaagataaaataacaaGTATTATAGATTTAATCAAATTCTTTAACAAGGGGGTAAAACTGAATGAATTAaatataagataatatttaaatacatgccGGGAGACAGAATCcgtcaaaaaaagaaagaaaacccATTAAATTGGCAGTCGCGGCTTAATTGGGAGTGCAAACGCAATTCAAGTCAATGAATAACTCCACGTTACAATAAGACCGAGTACGTACCTTGAGGCGATACTTCATAGTCTGTATCTGAATGAGATGGTATCTTGTTAAACATGTAATAGTTCCTCCAGCCATGTCTTTAGTGACATTGTACGTCTCATAGGAATTAAAATGATAACTATTCCCTCCAATAGTCAAATTGTTCTTATCAACGTTCCTAAAATTGTCGTTGTTGCTTACCCATTCTATTGTGCATGGGCGATTTGATTCACCCGTTTCACAAGACAAGTTAAAGAAACAGACAGGATCATTTTTGCTGTTATCAATATTTTCGTTAACGCACATTGAAAGGTCCGACGGCGGATCTAAAACAAAACAGGACAGGACACACTCGATTAAAATTTGATTCAGAAGACATAAacatacaatgttgatattgtgttttacaatttcaatgacACTCACTCAGGAAAAgtaacataaaataaagaacTTGTAAAAATATGAGATGATTCATTAAATGCATCAGTTTGTTGAACATCACCTAGCAAGACATTGTCAACGTGTATTTCTATAGTCGGAGCTGGGATAGCATTTCGCACTTCACAGATAGGTGTAGAGATTTCTCCATGAAGTAATTCAGGAACTGTTAGAACAGGCAGGCTACCTGTCTCTGGAATTGATACATTATGATGTAAGAACATTCAATTTTATACTTAATccatttttataacaaagaaTAATGAATCAACGCTTGTCATTAGGCGTCTCTTATTTGCTTACCTACGCTACATAATGAACCGTGCGCTTCGTCAGGCGTTTCAAGGGCTATATAAGAAACTTGACATATAACATTCCGTCTAGACATTCCGGCTATTTGTTGACAAACGTTTTGGTATCGGTAAACACCTTTGTTCTCGTCGTTTTCAGAAAGGACAAATGAATCATTACCGAATAAAAGTACGACCTCTACTGGTTCGGTTCCAAAttcagttttgcaataaaagtcAGAGccagcataaacataaatacattctgTTGTATTAAAGTCAGGGAATTTTGGACCAAGAACTGGGTAAACCGAAATCtctgaaaaacaacacaaatcattttaatcaaTAGGAATACATTTTCCCCTTTTAAATGCAAACGTATGGTTATCATATTGCTGCTTATGAATTATTAACCTAGAAACATAGATTATAAGTAAAAGCAATGTACCTGGAATATGAAGCTGCACAGAATCCGTATTGTACGatgaataacaatttaaaatatacgtCCCTTCATTTCTTTCTTCGAATTTAAATATAgtcaatatgtacaaaaaatcAGACTCGATTCTCTCTTCGTAAGAACCTTCTTGTATCTCAATGTCCTGGAAGTGTTTCTTCCATATTCGGGTAGTGTAAGTTTGGCGTTGTATAAAAGAGTCAGACGGAAAATATCCAAGTTTGACGTTCCCGCCGCGAACAATCGGACCTAGAAGAACGAGTGCTCCACAAGGTCCAACAATATCTGTAATTTGTcactaaacaataaatgatattatCACAACAAAATCCTATTTCAATGAGGTTGTATAGAACCAATATCCATATAGCAATTAAGTAAAGTGGAAAGTagtaattgattttttttctaacaattaatattttaaattattcctttaaccattgaaattatttgatatgaACTGATTGATCAGGTTGAGATATTCTCATTGTTCGCATTTGTAGCTGATTAACATTCTAtgttttgatttctttaaaCGAAGTAATTACATGGACATACCTTGTGGAAAAATCCTACCAAGATTGCGTCAGAAGACTTTAATGAGTAGAACCCCAAATGATCTCAAACAGGAAACATGATACAACAAACACCATAAAAGAAAGTTGTTGTTACTCCCTTGAAACGATCAGTGATATTTAccttttatatttatagatatcATGCTTGTTTGAATTGTTTCGTTTGTTGAACATCCAGCGTAGAAATAAGATCCGTTGTATTCAACTGAAGCCGTCCATTTTAAAAGGAATGACGTATCATCAGAATATCTTTTAACATTTGTCCCATTCATTGTTTGGAATGTTGTGTCCCCGACCTTTTTGTATTTCCATTCTACGTCACATCCCCAAGGGTAGGACGGTGTCGCTTTCAGTGTTACCTCCCTGTTTACAAAAGTCGGTCCTACCACCGATATTGTTCCATACTTGTTATTCGCTGCACATACGTAGGACAGAAGAGCTGAAAAGTTTCAAACTATTTACAAATACACATCTCATCCTCAATAACGTAAGAGTAAAAGtggagaaataattaataaagtattattttggaaaatccTTATGGTTTACAAACGAGGGACACACAGGTTATAGAaatgaaatatctgaaattataAGAAACAATCGTGGACCATAAACGTAGGAAGATATATACgttatattgcttttttattacatttatcatTATACGTAATACTTAGAAGAAGAAGTTTTAGAGGTAACAGCAGGTAGcaacagcagtagcagtagcagtagcaggtAGCAGTATCAGTATCAGTAGCAGAAGCcggtagcagcagcagtagcaggtAGTAGTAGCaggtagcagtagcagtagcaggtAGCAGTAGTATTTAGTGATTGTTATTATCTtaataaatcttttaaaattaaaatttgtaattCTATATGATTTAGAGTGTTTTACTTATCAAACTTACCGGAAATGTGTATGGCAAGTTGAGCACATATAATCATCCATTGTCGTAGCATATCTTcgcaattttatttatttatgaatgttaATGTTCCTGTTCGGTCTATTCATTGCTAATTGTGTTACACTCTCTTTCACAAAGGAAGATTTGTGCTGGTTGCCCGTTCTGTCCACAATTGTTTTACTGGAGAAAGTTATACTTTCGATTTGACAATGGATTGAACTGATTGTACTTTCATATATACTCGTATGAAAGACGTTTTCTTCCGCAGACAGACGTTATATTCTTTAACCTAGTAAATCATACcaaaaaggaaattaaatatgtataaaaatatcctTAAATGTTGCATCGCGAAGTGTACAAACCGCGATAAAAGTGACTATGAATTGTTCTAGTTCGTATATTGTTAACAcagtaatttaaaattatatcagtACTCTaaacttacttttttttttcaaaccaataCTAAGGTTTCTGATCGACAAATAAGCTCGTCGATTCATCGAGTCAttggtaaatatttttatttgttatgcaCAGTGACCCAATATGTTTTTGTACCACTTAAAAGGCATAACAAGCTGAAAACTGGTCAATGAAAAACGCGTAAGATCTTCCAAGACCATATAAATCTCgttagaaacatatttttctcttAAAATTGTAAGCAATACCAACATGATATGGGGCGccagatttttttataatcgtACATGGAATACCTTGAGTAAAAGCTTTCAAGGAAAACAAgattgtttatcatatttttgggatttttttacattttatttctctactcatttaaaataataccaaattaATATACAAACTAACTTCCAAAATTCACGTAACTTTACGAAGGATAAATTGAGAAAATTTATGTGAGCATTTTTCGCAGTCAAAACGTCTTGTATGACTTTAACGTCCGTCGATGTCAGCTAGtattttgtaccaaaagtgggtaagGCTTCGATTATATTGCAGTCACCAAACTGAGTTAATTGATCCACGTATCTCATTGGTTTGGAATCTTTATGACTCACCTATGTCGCTAAACTCGATATCAAAACTAAAAGTAAACTTTGAAGTACATCTTCCAAAATGTGAATGAGATGTCGATGCACAAGATTTTTCACTATATTTATACAACAAGTAACCAAGGGGAAACTCCTAAATATGGAAGAGACACAAATCCCTTTAAATTCCAATCACATATACATAATAAGTTAAGTAATTAGCTTGTCCCGTCATATAAATCGTTTAGCAATATCTGAACTACTTTTTTTTCGgaagtattattcaaaatacattatgtaaaagaaaacacaacaaatacttgtattttattACGACTTCATTTCTATTAGGAAATTGACATAAGTTAAAAATGACCTAACATGATTTATGAACACCGCCCTGATATCTGAcagttttaagaaaattattcGAATTAATATCGTTATCAGTTCATCATAACACACTAAAATCCCGACAAAAGAGTAGTAAGTCCGATGAAAACAAACGAGAAACGAAACTCTTCTTCCACGTGTACCTGTACAAAATGTCTGATTatctttgaaaattaaaagCAAGTTCATTTGAAGGTTTTGACGACCACCATCCACAACTAAGAAACAgaataaacaacaatatcaacatttcttAACTTACTGTTTAACAAAAGTAACTTTAAATCAAGAATGtgaaaataaagattcttgGAATGAAAGTTCGATATATGCTATGTCACTCATCCTgatgtttttgaatgtccaaacattttaatcaacatgaaatattgaacataCTTCATGAGCACTAACTTGAGCCAACAACACTTTCCGCAATCATcatcaaatactttatttaaagattttggAACAAGTGTCACCTGAAtaagtttttttaagtttttctttttctttttttgccgAAGACGATTGATCAGTGAAGTTTGCCTTTATTTACCCATTGAAAtcattaagaatattttttgaaattataaaagtaCTTTATCTATTGGTTCAAAACTTTTATTCATGGAATAGATGAACGATTCCTAAATACAAAATTCGGAACTTaacaaaatgagaaaaaaacacatattttactCTATATCGTGAATCTATGTCAACAAACAAACgaaatttattatgaaaaatgaaGTATTGGATATCaattacatatatttgtaacaaGGTGCATGAGATGATTAAAACACGATGATTTCCCACTATATACTTATACTACATACCAAAATAGCAATGGGGCCTACTTCTAGTCAGAGTAGTAGCGGCACACAAAATCCTACCAGAAGGAAACCATCTATTACAACAACAACGATAGGTTTTAGAGGAGAACAGCACACAACAAGATTTGACTATACGCTATTTGAAGACAACCAGTCAAATGGTGTAAGACCTTTGACAGACAAATGTGTTACtgttataaatacttaataGACAGGAGAACTaacagaaagaaaaatatattttcaagatagACGTAGCACAATCCTTTTTCTTCATTGAGTTTTGCACACGATGCCCGGTCATCTGTGAAAATTTGAAGCTAAATCGTCAAACTCTGTGAGAGGATTTCAATACACAATATTTTCTGACTAtactataaaaaagaaaacatatcaaatgaCCGTGACTCCGGTCGAAATGGATAAAGCACATTCCTTCATTTGCCCTTCTTTGAAAACGATGCCTGTTGAATGTGatagatcaaa
Proteins encoded in this window:
- the LOC128236202 gene encoding uncharacterized protein LOC128236202 isoform X1 gives rise to the protein MFNKIPSHSDTDYEVSPQGVVVKCTVDDCNAKGQWTLRWKDENTSVKKTCYTAEKCLNHTGDRENTDICKSQELNISLTVSCSKTTDGSQSKESGIQTFSLTFPFSVNNVLIGTGVICGLCILFVIGRCVYLKRQMISTVSITENVENHSVPSSDNGVLHITTEGVQYAVVQRQAATRRTETQQPHDDDSLTYAELDINFLQEANARVSLRRYNIPTEYADIEFSSTQEPEKEDCACQNASDECKTRSKTKLCVPECLQ
- the LOC128236202 gene encoding uncharacterized protein LOC128236202 isoform X2; translation: MHNRMDTDYEVSPQGVVVKCTVDDCNAKGQWTLRWKDENTSVKKTCYTAEKCLNHTGDRENTDICKSQELNISLTVSCSKTTDGSQSKESGIQTFSLTFPFSVNNVLIGTGVICGLCILFVIGRCVYLKRQMISTVSITENVENHSVPSSDNGVLHITTEGVQYAVVQRQAATRRTETQQPHDDDSLTYAELDINFLQEANARVSLRRYNIPTEYADIEFSSTQEPEKEDCACQNASDECKTRSKTKLCVPECLQ
- the LOC128235774 gene encoding uncharacterized protein LOC128235774 is translated as MLRQWMIICAQLAIHISALLSYVCAANNKYGTISVVGPTFVNREVTLKATPSYPWGCDVEWKYKKVGDTTFQTMNGTNVKRYSDDTSFLLKWTASVEYNGSYFYAGCSTNETIQTSMISINIKDIVGPCGALVLLGPIVRGGNVKLGYFPSDSFIQRQTYTTRIWKKHFQDIEIQEGSYEERIESDFLYILTIFKFEERNEGTYILNCYSSYNTDSVQLHIPEISVYPVLGPKFPDFNTTECIYVYAGSDFYCKTEFGTEPVEVVLLFGNDSFVLSENDENKGVYRYQNVCQQIAGMSRRNVICQVSYIALETPDEAHGSLCSVETGSLPVLTVPELLHGEISTPICEVRNAIPAPTIEIHVDNVLLGDVQQTDAFNESSHIFTSSLFYVTFPE